DNA from Antennarius striatus isolate MH-2024 chromosome 1, ASM4005453v1, whole genome shotgun sequence:
TCAGGAGCTTCTTCTCCAAGAGGAGGACAAGATGTAAAGAGGGGGTCTTAGTTGAGGCGCTATTCAAATACACTTTATTATTGTCATAATTATTACaattgtgtttcatttaaacTCTTAACAGTTGCAATTAACTCATTTTCCAAGAATTAtgagtttttttattcatatagaTGACCTTCAGGAGTCACAAATCATCTATTGGTGGAGATAACGTCTAACTTAAATATGACAAACATGAAGTTGACCAAATATATAGTATGTGACAATACATTTTGGATGGCTGACATTTGTCAGTCCAGATCTGTTGATCACTCATCTCTCCATTTACATTCCAACAATCGTGATAAAGTTGAAATTTTGTGCTAATAGGCTAAACTCATACAGCATGTCCCCAACTTCACTGCAGCACTGGATTGTGAATGTTTCTGGTGACACCTGTGCTTTTGTTGCTATGACACATGAAAATGCTGTGGTTGGTATGTTGTTCAACAACCTATGTTGACAGCTTTGACACTTACCTCTCCAACACAGCCTTCTTTCTGCAGGTATTTACGTACAGCGGCCCAGACTTGACTTTTAGGAAGTACGCTGCCACCTGTCACTTCCTCAAAGTTCTCATAGGAGCCAAATTTCCTCAGGACACACTCCATGATCCCAACTGCCTGCAGTGAAACAGAGAATTCATAAGGATCCTGTGCATGTGGGTTCAGCGCTGACTCGTGTCTGGTGTACTATACCTGCTCCAGGAAGAGACCTGAGCcctctctgtacttctccaACACGCTCCTTGGCTCAGGCGGTGCATACTCAAACTGAGGTTCGTACTTGTAGTCGGACTGGAAGAAAGTCTGCTTCTCCTGCTCCAGGTTCAGAGGCCTGAGGGCAACAAGGAGACATGGCCTGGAGGATGCAGGCAGCATCGTGCCCCCAACTCCTTTTGCTATATGTGGGAGGGAGGTGGCAGGTCGCATTTGGCCCCTGCTGACACGGGACCCCACCGGGTAATTGACTGAACAGGTGCTCTCGCTGCGACGCATCCAGCCACCTGAGCCCAGATTGGGGTTGGTCAGGCTGCGAGCCGGGGGTGACGGAGCCGCTGATCCACTACGCCAAGGAGGTTGCACCAATCTCCTGTCTGCCATCTGTTCCTCAGGTCCTCGCAGGCGCCGAGGCGTCATCTCCAGGCTGAGGGGACGGCGGAGCGGCGGTCTGGGTGCGGCGCTGCTTCTCGGTGTTGACCTCTTCTCTACCACCTGGCTGCTGTTTGTTTGGGCGGGAATTCCATTGTGGGCCAGCTTCCCTTTCTTGGCAGCGGTGCTCTTCTTGGCCATCGTGGCGGAGCTGCTGGGGGTTTTAAGTGGATCTGCTGGGACACCCGGCGCCAGCAGGTCCCTGCTGCTCCCAACAATTCCATCCTGATTCTGATCCATGAAGATTTCACCTGAGtccaacaccatcaccacaccTTCCTCCAGAACCAACCCTGTTGACACTAAATGGATAAATACAGTTTTTGAATATAACTGAGCCAATGAATGGATGTCAGCCGGTGACGACAAAGACTAgcaaagagaaaagagacaatCTGTGTACACAATGCCTAGAGGTTAATTCCCATTACAACTAAGGTCCCGTTAGGTACTGCAGCATAAGCCTAACCAAATTAAGAAATGACCGGTTTAAGTTTGAATTAGCGAATTAAACAACAGAGATGAGAGTTCACATGaaggaagacaaaaacaaatcagttcTGCTTCTAAACGTTTCCATTAACTCCAAACTCAAACAAACACTCACCCAGCAGCGAGTCACCGCACTTCCGCTATGATTTTAGCCGGTCAGTTGACTCATTTCGGCCGGAGCTCCTCACACAGCGAGCGGAGCGGCCGTGTGTGCAGCGGGGGTGGAGATAACGGTGCGCGAATAGCGGCTCAGACACCGACC
Protein-coding regions in this window:
- the LOC137593157 gene encoding microtubule-associated tyrosine carboxypeptidase-like, which translates into the protein MVLDSGEIFMDQNQDGIVGSSRDLLAPGVPADPLKTPSSSATMAKKSTAAKKGKLAHNGIPAQTNSSQVVEKRSTPRSSAAPRPPLRRPLSLEMTPRRLRGPEEQMADRRLVQPPWRSGSAAPSPPARSLTNPNLGSGGWMRRSESTCSVNYPVGSRVSRGQMRPATSLPHIAKGVGGTMLPASSRPCLLVALRPLNLEQEKQTFFQSDYKYEPQFEYAPPEPRSVLEKYREGSGLFLEQAVGIMECVLRKFGSYENFEEVTGGSVLPKSQVWAAVRKYLQKEGCVGEVVVRLSDELLSQAVMVVESCRPTLTINLAGARQHWLEGMLRHEIGTHYLRGVNNNQQPWATSEGRKQFGLKPANPTEEGLASLHSVLLRKQPFLWRAALLYYTVYHATSMSFSQLFSHISCFVQDPDVRWEYCLRAKRGQTDTSQPGCFSKDQVYLDGILRILRHRRAIDFKTLTSLGKVSYEDVERLRQLAVLSRTRIPHFMRDQERYLQHLDHIVAVNELDDSALQDLLP